The following coding sequences are from one uncultured Cohaesibacter sp. window:
- a CDS encoding glycosyltransferase family 4 protein, translating into MTRRPRILFMQTQAENAGAQEITRLLAAGLEPMGYDAHQLFFYRKTDAFDQEPKTIITCHDRPGQPLAFAGFLVKLVRQIRELQPDVVLTFQHYGNIIGAPASRIAGVRHIIANQVSAPAMMNGAIQFVDKQFGRFGLYDKVTVNTADTAKEYAGFPASYTKRIEYVPHGFRLKTSTLSKQEARAKFGLPQDVKLLGTVARLNVLKAQRVSIRALTFDPSWHLALGGQGPDEQNLRNLAKELGVADRTHFTGEMSTEEVGDLLAALDLFVFPSSAETFGLAAVEAANAGLPCVCNSLPVLQEVLQTKLGPCSLFADSEHPETYEEPIRKLLDDQELVQTLKRSSAELKNLYSVDAMVRHYDELIREQLANESILAEAGMVNA; encoded by the coding sequence ATGACCCGCCGCCCAAGAATCCTGTTCATGCAAACCCAGGCGGAAAATGCTGGTGCACAGGAGATCACCCGCCTTCTGGCCGCCGGGTTGGAACCGATGGGTTATGACGCCCATCAGCTCTTCTTCTATCGCAAGACAGATGCGTTCGATCAAGAACCCAAGACGATCATCACCTGCCATGATCGCCCGGGACAGCCTCTGGCCTTTGCGGGCTTTCTGGTAAAGCTCGTGCGGCAGATCAGGGAGCTGCAGCCCGATGTGGTGCTGACCTTCCAGCATTATGGCAACATCATCGGCGCGCCCGCCTCGCGCATTGCCGGTGTGAGGCATATCATCGCCAATCAGGTGTCCGCACCCGCCATGATGAATGGTGCGATCCAGTTCGTCGACAAGCAGTTCGGGCGCTTTGGCCTCTATGACAAAGTCACCGTGAACACTGCCGATACTGCCAAGGAATATGCAGGCTTTCCGGCCTCCTATACCAAACGCATCGAATATGTGCCCCACGGCTTCCGCCTCAAGACCTCCACCTTGTCCAAGCAGGAGGCGCGGGCCAAGTTCGGCCTGCCGCAGGATGTCAAACTGCTCGGAACGGTCGCACGCCTCAATGTTCTGAAGGCCCAGCGCGTCTCGATCCGCGCTTTGACCTTTGATCCGTCCTGGCATCTGGCGCTCGGCGGGCAGGGACCTGATGAGCAGAATTTGCGCAATCTCGCCAAGGAGCTCGGCGTCGCGGATCGGACCCATTTCACCGGTGAAATGTCGACGGAGGAGGTGGGCGACCTGCTCGCAGCGCTTGATCTTTTCGTCTTTCCGTCCTCTGCCGAGACCTTTGGCCTTGCGGCAGTGGAGGCTGCCAACGCCGGACTGCCCTGTGTCTGCAACAGCCTGCCGGTGTTGCAAGAAGTGCTGCAGACCAAGCTTGGCCCCTGTTCTCTGTTTGCCGACAGCGAGCATCCGGAAACCTATGAGGAGCCGATCCGTAAGCTGCTCGACGATCAGGAGCTTGTCCAGACGCTCAAGCGGTCTTCTGCCGAGCTCAAAAACCTCTATTCAGTTGATGCGATGGTTCGGCATTATGATGAGCTGATCCGTGAGCAGCTCGCCAATGAGAGCATTCTGGCCGAGGCGGGAATGGTCAACGCATGA
- a CDS encoding GNVR domain-containing protein, with protein sequence MFGRKKKKADLDWQPDVATKMALAGEEVERTFPASSDASRVSAEPIHNEVASTVAGERPYARATRPSEPYDTSSDVWTGLIHPRAIMRFMRKSLRTIITVALVIMLLGYAIYSILPAKFGTVALILVDPRQPRVTNSDTVISGIGGDAAALTSYVEIMNSDGFLSKVVDELGVKNDPDFAKAKNKGELIAMFRSSLSANRQGATYIVQVYYSSKNPESAAKYANGVANAFVRDQRDYRVSTNEEATQWLHERLKLLQSNLKTSEDAVAAFQARNGIVNGGAQGTLDNQQLASLVTQLATASTEYAEARARYEQASKDGVPASADNTQSGQFTVLDQLLQEQARLRRQAAELGQTYGSRHPRMLAITEQQRIIAGQLSQERSRLVKRTKQAFETAQAKKNAIEQQLADARQRSIQLNKSMVELASLEREASANRNLYEQFLARYKITDEQSRFQYSEARIVSEAPVPQKSTKPSLKLVLPVLLILGLGLGLLYSLIREAFSNPQPQPDPYGGMDYRRQPDPYLQSNTHSPAGVAVPVSTAATTSHLYDEIEDEREGLGEDQIESDHQPVDEPLEDLSIRSSLEDEAESVANEPIAEEPVADEPLINEPAIDEPVAEEPIVADHSGEDDAPDMLPEAETSAEPDDTSDEVAVVAMGDNPSDRQEDDPVIPFRSIRSQQPSGGTIAPRARVTSPEPLTLVHSAGRDDLSRTTDADDPILITLPDDLDEEEIFDELIETRGDAIEHFIGKDLEEETVSLLVTSAQPGDGETLVADVMREFAIDAGFHPVIISVRDSAERVHKAIRSSGSTKTPERVARLQVYEDFDIIPFVTAKGISSEEGLASAVKGELRDLIALCRENYGFVILETRHILDPATLEDLINLVDCSLMVLKESELSGEDLDDWKLWAEETGVGLVLDQTQI encoded by the coding sequence ATGTTTGGTCGCAAGAAGAAGAAAGCCGATCTTGATTGGCAGCCCGATGTCGCGACAAAAATGGCCCTTGCGGGAGAAGAGGTCGAGCGCACCTTCCCGGCCAGTTCAGACGCATCCAGAGTCTCTGCAGAACCAATCCACAATGAAGTCGCAAGCACAGTAGCAGGTGAGCGCCCCTATGCGCGCGCAACCCGTCCATCCGAGCCCTATGACACCTCCAGTGACGTCTGGACCGGACTGATCCATCCCCGCGCGATCATGCGCTTCATGCGCAAGAGCCTGCGCACCATTATCACCGTCGCGCTGGTGATCATGCTGCTCGGTTATGCGATCTATTCGATCCTTCCCGCGAAGTTCGGCACCGTCGCCCTCATTCTTGTCGATCCGCGCCAGCCGCGCGTGACCAACTCGGACACGGTGATCTCCGGTATTGGTGGAGATGCTGCGGCCCTGACTTCCTATGTCGAGATCATGAACAGTGACGGCTTTCTGAGCAAGGTCGTTGATGAGCTTGGGGTCAAGAACGATCCCGACTTTGCCAAGGCAAAGAACAAGGGTGAGCTGATTGCCATGTTCCGCAGCAGCTTGTCGGCCAATCGGCAGGGGGCAACCTATATTGTTCAGGTCTACTACAGCTCAAAGAACCCTGAGAGCGCGGCAAAATATGCCAACGGTGTCGCCAACGCCTTCGTCAGGGATCAGCGCGACTACCGGGTTTCGACCAACGAGGAAGCAACGCAATGGCTGCATGAGCGCCTGAAACTGCTTCAGTCCAATCTCAAGACCTCAGAGGATGCGGTTGCCGCCTTTCAGGCCCGCAATGGCATTGTCAACGGGGGCGCTCAAGGGACGCTCGACAATCAGCAGCTTGCCTCGTTGGTCACCCAGCTGGCGACCGCCTCGACGGAATATGCCGAAGCGCGTGCCCGCTACGAGCAGGCCAGCAAGGATGGAGTGCCTGCGAGCGCTGACAATACCCAAAGCGGCCAGTTCACCGTGCTCGATCAACTGCTGCAGGAACAAGCCCGTCTGCGCCGTCAGGCTGCTGAACTGGGCCAGACCTACGGCAGCCGTCATCCCCGCATGCTCGCCATCACCGAACAGCAGCGCATCATTGCCGGGCAGCTGTCTCAGGAGCGCAGCCGCCTCGTCAAGCGCACCAAGCAAGCGTTCGAGACGGCACAGGCGAAGAAAAACGCCATCGAGCAGCAGCTGGCCGATGCTCGCCAGCGGTCCATCCAGTTGAACAAATCGATGGTTGAACTTGCATCGCTTGAGCGCGAGGCATCCGCCAACCGAAATCTCTATGAACAGTTCCTCGCCCGCTACAAGATCACTGACGAGCAAAGCCGCTTCCAATATAGCGAAGCCCGCATCGTTTCCGAAGCGCCTGTTCCACAGAAGTCGACAAAGCCGTCACTCAAGTTGGTTTTGCCTGTCCTGCTGATCCTCGGGCTGGGCCTCGGACTGCTCTACTCGCTGATCCGGGAAGCCTTCTCGAACCCGCAGCCTCAGCCTGATCCTTATGGCGGAATGGATTATCGTCGCCAGCCGGATCCCTATCTTCAGAGCAACACCCATTCACCGGCAGGGGTTGCTGTCCCTGTGTCCACTGCTGCCACGACGTCTCACCTCTATGACGAGATAGAAGACGAGAGAGAAGGCCTCGGTGAGGATCAGATTGAGTCCGACCATCAACCGGTCGACGAACCACTCGAAGACCTGTCCATACGCAGCTCTCTGGAAGACGAGGCGGAGTCTGTTGCTAACGAGCCAATCGCCGAAGAGCCTGTCGCGGATGAGCCACTCATCAACGAGCCTGCCATTGATGAGCCTGTTGCCGAAGAGCCGATCGTGGCGGACCATAGTGGCGAAGACGATGCGCCTGATATGCTCCCAGAAGCGGAAACAAGCGCTGAGCCTGACGATACTTCCGATGAGGTCGCCGTGGTCGCGATGGGCGACAATCCGTCAGACCGTCAGGAGGATGATCCTGTCATTCCATTCCGCTCCATCCGGTCGCAACAGCCTTCCGGTGGTACAATCGCTCCGAGAGCCCGCGTGACCTCGCCCGAACCTCTGACGCTTGTGCATTCGGCGGGGCGGGACGATCTGAGCCGGACGACCGATGCCGATGACCCGATCCTGATTACCTTGCCGGATGATCTGGATGAAGAAGAGATCTTCGACGAACTGATCGAAACCCGGGGCGATGCCATCGAGCATTTCATCGGCAAGGATCTGGAAGAGGAAACTGTCAGCCTTCTTGTCACGTCTGCCCAACCCGGCGACGGCGAGACGCTTGTTGCTGACGTGATGCGGGAATTTGCCATCGATGCAGGCTTTCATCCCGTGATTATCTCAGTGCGTGACAGCGCCGAACGGGTGCATAAGGCCATTCGGTCAAGCGGATCGACAAAGACGCCGGAACGCGTTGCTCGACTTCAGGTCTATGAGGACTTCGATATTATCCCCTTTGTCACCGCCAAAGGCATCAGCAGCGAAGAAGGCCTTGCGTCGGCCGTTAAAGGGGAGCTGCGGGATTTGATTGCGCTCTGCCGTGAGAATTATGGGTTCGTGATCCTCGAAACCCGTCACATTCTGGACCCGGCGACCCTTGAAGATCTGATCAATCTCGTGGATTGTTCCCTCATGGTGCTCAAGGAAAGCGAGCTCTCTGGAGAAGATCTTGATGACTGGAAACTGTGGGCAGAGGAAACTGGTGTCGGATTGGTACTGGATCAAACCCAAATTTAA
- a CDS encoding WecB/TagA/CpsF family glycosyltransferase, with amino-acid sequence MTAQTVTTVGGLPITVEDCEGAARHMIDHAITARGVDKLPLYSTSANGQVVSMCALDVEILSLFLEADILHADGEPLVRASRLMCKTKLPERVATTDLVHFTARIAEKEGVSFYFLGASEEADQQGRREYEAALSRSDLCRLSQWLFRQGRRGCGGCRDQ; translated from the coding sequence ATGACCGCGCAAACAGTGACGACGGTTGGCGGCCTTCCGATCACGGTTGAGGATTGCGAAGGGGCTGCGCGCCATATGATCGACCACGCGATCACCGCACGTGGCGTCGACAAGCTGCCGCTCTATTCGACCTCTGCCAATGGTCAGGTGGTCTCCATGTGTGCCCTTGATGTCGAAATCCTCTCCCTGTTTCTCGAAGCCGATATCCTGCATGCCGACGGAGAACCACTGGTGCGCGCGTCCCGTCTGATGTGTAAAACCAAATTGCCCGAACGCGTCGCCACCACCGATCTCGTCCACTTCACTGCGCGGATCGCCGAGAAGGAAGGGGTTAGCTTCTATTTTCTCGGAGCATCTGAGGAGGCAGATCAGCAAGGCCGTCGAGAATATGAAGCGGCTCTATCCCGATCTGATCTTTGCCGGCTATCGCAATGGCTATTTCGGCAGGGACGAAGAGGATGCGGTGGTTGCCGAGATCAATGA
- a CDS encoding cellulase family glycosylhydrolase produces the protein MPLSVKALRSVCLALFCVATLAILPASPLRAEEASSGLSACSQGQGLAPSGPYAKLARGVNLPNWEPSHTGLKPDAALLGLLLKEGFTHIRLPVDGEWLMAEYTKPEDTELYLSTLEAEVLRLHGLGFAVTVDMHPAGRFQALHRIAPDAAFTLLIEAWDLIVSRSKSWPQTDIYFELLNEPVPQQDVWWAQAQTLVTHLNQVTPNRYLIVGPAVFQRYEPLLSSQPLKGEGLIYVIHYYDPFIFTHQAMNWDPNTYLSDVGHLPFPADAEDPLIVEMVKKFRVKGNEEAAADIEKTYANRWDAARILSDLTPVGDWSRTHQVPVIINEFGVLNFDVDMWARHDWLQAVRRAAEQNCLGWAHWDFSDGFALIDNATTLPDPFVLDALVGKP, from the coding sequence ATGCCCCTCTCTGTCAAAGCGTTGCGTTCTGTCTGTCTGGCTCTCTTCTGTGTTGCCACTCTGGCGATCCTGCCCGCTTCGCCTCTGAGGGCCGAGGAAGCTTCCTCTGGCCTGTCTGCCTGCTCGCAAGGGCAGGGGCTCGCACCATCCGGCCCCTATGCCAAGCTTGCGCGAGGGGTCAACCTGCCCAATTGGGAGCCTTCTCACACCGGATTGAAACCCGATGCGGCGCTGCTCGGGCTACTGCTCAAGGAAGGCTTCACCCACATCAGGCTGCCGGTTGATGGCGAGTGGCTGATGGCCGAATACACCAAGCCTGAAGACACCGAGCTCTATCTCTCGACACTTGAAGCCGAGGTTCTGCGGCTTCATGGACTGGGCTTTGCTGTCACGGTCGACATGCATCCGGCAGGCCGCTTTCAGGCTCTGCACCGTATCGCGCCTGACGCGGCCTTCACCTTGCTGATTGAAGCCTGGGACCTGATCGTGTCCCGTTCGAAAAGCTGGCCGCAGACTGATATTTATTTCGAGCTGTTGAACGAACCGGTTCCGCAGCAGGACGTCTGGTGGGCGCAGGCGCAGACGCTCGTCACCCATCTCAATCAGGTGACACCCAACCGGTATCTGATTGTTGGGCCCGCCGTGTTCCAGCGTTATGAACCGCTGCTGTCATCCCAGCCCCTCAAGGGCGAGGGCCTGATCTATGTCATCCATTACTATGACCCCTTCATCTTCACCCATCAGGCCATGAACTGGGACCCCAATACCTACCTGTCTGACGTCGGGCACCTGCCGTTTCCGGCCGATGCAGAAGACCCGCTCATTGTCGAGATGGTGAAGAAATTCAGGGTGAAGGGCAATGAAGAAGCGGCCGCGGATATCGAGAAGACCTACGCCAATCGATGGGATGCCGCCCGTATCCTGTCGGACCTGACACCGGTCGGCGATTGGTCTCGTACCCATCAGGTACCTGTCATCATCAACGAGTTCGGCGTGCTGAACTTTGATGTCGACATGTGGGCTCGCCACGATTGGCTGCAGGCGGTGCGCCGGGCGGCAGAGCAGAATTGCCTCGGCTGGGCCCATTGGGATTTCTCCGACGGCTTTGCCCTGATCGACAATGCCACCACATTGCCTGATCCCTTTGTTCTGGATGCGCTGGTCGGAAAACCGTGA
- a CDS encoding ribonuclease D: MTIRLHQGDLPNLNHYDNISAVAIDTETMGLNPHRDRLCVVQLSPGDGSADLIQIAKGQTEAPNLCTLLGNDKLTKIFHFARFDMAVLYHTFGVMPNPVFCTKIASKLTRTYTDRHGLKDVCREFLEIDISKQQQSSDWGADSLTDAQKKYAASDVLHLHGLMGIFRARLSREGRKELAQSAFDFLPARAKLDLAGWPEVDIFSHS, from the coding sequence ATGACCATCAGACTGCATCAGGGCGATCTGCCCAACCTCAACCACTACGACAATATTTCAGCAGTCGCGATTGATACCGAAACCATGGGCCTGAACCCGCACCGGGATCGTCTGTGCGTCGTTCAACTCTCACCGGGAGATGGTAGCGCCGACCTCATCCAGATTGCCAAGGGCCAGACAGAGGCTCCCAATCTGTGCACGCTGCTGGGCAACGACAAGCTGACCAAGATCTTCCATTTTGCCCGCTTCGACATGGCCGTGCTCTATCACACCTTCGGCGTGATGCCCAATCCCGTCTTCTGCACCAAGATCGCCTCCAAGCTGACCCGCACCTACACCGACCGCCATGGTCTGAAGGATGTCTGCCGCGAATTCCTCGAGATTGATATCTCCAAGCAGCAGCAGAGTTCCGACTGGGGTGCCGACAGCCTCACGGACGCCCAGAAAAAATATGCCGCCTCGGATGTGTTGCATCTGCATGGCTTGATGGGCATCTTCCGGGCACGTCTGTCCCGCGAAGGACGCAAAGAACTGGCCCAGTCGGCGTTCGACTTCCTGCCCGCCCGCGCCAAGCTTGATCTTGCCGGCTGGCCCGAAGTCGACATTTTCTCTCATTCCTGA
- the lptC gene encoding LPS export ABC transporter periplasmic protein LptC — MQDYSGQDGTEALRHTPGPEGRFADSRFDDRIISSGEQQQAFRRAQRHTRRVKWLKWGVPLLALGIIAGFISWVAGQKPPAPPEELVVKQDEAFKQEELIMQNPKLNGFSQGRAYEVVAARAIQKVALPEIINLEDLSARITDDQNQWVTLTSTKGVFDQGSEQLELDGSVDVKSSLGYGLKTEEVEVKMKEGYMQTTTPVEIQSKDILLSAKKLEAIDNGEMFRFTGDVRLRIDAALLSKQPVATDQSSEATSGQEAQ, encoded by the coding sequence ATGCAGGATTATTCGGGACAGGATGGAACTGAGGCTCTCCGGCACACGCCCGGCCCGGAGGGACGGTTCGCTGACTCCCGTTTCGATGATCGCATCATTTCCTCCGGCGAGCAGCAGCAAGCCTTCAGACGGGCTCAGCGTCACACCCGGCGCGTCAAATGGCTCAAATGGGGAGTTCCTCTGCTCGCGCTTGGCATCATCGCCGGCTTTATTTCCTGGGTGGCTGGCCAAAAGCCTCCAGCTCCGCCCGAAGAGCTTGTCGTCAAACAGGACGAGGCCTTCAAACAGGAAGAGCTGATCATGCAGAACCCGAAGCTGAATGGCTTCTCGCAAGGTCGCGCCTATGAGGTGGTTGCAGCCCGCGCCATCCAGAAGGTGGCCTTGCCGGAAATCATCAATCTCGAAGATCTCTCCGCCCGCATCACGGACGACCAAAACCAGTGGGTGACACTGACATCGACCAAAGGGGTGTTCGATCAGGGCAGCGAGCAACTCGAACTTGATGGCTCTGTCGATGTTAAATCCTCGCTCGGATATGGCCTGAAGACTGAAGAAGTCGAGGTCAAGATGAAAGAGGGCTACATGCAGACCACAACCCCTGTTGAGATCCAGTCCAAGGATATCCTGCTGTCCGCAAAGAAACTCGAGGCCATAGACAATGGCGAAATGTTCCGCTTCACCGGTGATGTGCGCCTGCGCATCGACGCCGCCCTCTTGAGCAAGCAGCCGGTGGCGACCGATCAATCGAGTGAAGCAACCAGCGGACAGGAGGCACAATGA
- a CDS encoding LptA/OstA family protein → MKLLLFRMTSGFAAILTLLLLLSVVAPASAQGMTDVVSGLRTDPDAPIEIEADQLDIYDKKKIAIFKGSVRAKQGETLLNTATLTIHYSGGGAGTAQSITRLEANGGVRVSQKDQNATGDNAYVDMATEVITLSGNVVLTQGGNVLRGSKLTINMRSGAARLAAAGGNSQKGGSGRVQGLFVPKKR, encoded by the coding sequence ATGAAACTTCTCCTTTTTCGCATGACTTCCGGCTTTGCCGCCATTCTCACATTGCTGCTGTTGCTGAGCGTAGTCGCTCCCGCATCAGCGCAGGGTATGACGGATGTGGTCTCGGGCCTCAGGACGGATCCGGACGCGCCCATCGAAATCGAAGCCGATCAGCTCGATATCTACGACAAGAAGAAGATCGCCATCTTCAAGGGCAGCGTGCGCGCCAAGCAAGGAGAGACTCTCCTCAACACCGCGACCCTGACCATCCATTATTCCGGTGGCGGGGCCGGGACCGCGCAGTCCATCACACGCCTTGAAGCCAACGGTGGCGTCAGAGTTTCGCAGAAGGATCAAAATGCGACGGGCGACAATGCCTATGTTGACATGGCGACCGAAGTGATCACGCTCAGCGGCAATGTGGTGTTGACACAGGGTGGCAACGTGTTGCGTGGCTCCAAGCTGACCATCAACATGCGCTCTGGCGCAGCCCGTCTCGCCGCTGCCGGTGGCAACAGCCAGAAGGGTGGATCAGGCCGCGTTCAAGGTCTCTTCGTCCCCAAGAAGCGATAG
- the lptB gene encoding LPS export ABC transporter ATP-binding protein has protein sequence MRDEQGWLTIHDIGKTYKKRMVVTSASLAVRRGEAVGLLGPNGAGKTTVFYMITGLVRPDKGYISLDGFDITKLPMYRRAQLGIGYLPQEASIFRGLNVEDNIMAVLQLVEKNRKKRREQLDQLLEEFTITHLRKSMAIALSGGERRRLEIARALASRPSFMLLDEPFAGVDPIAVGDIQQLVRHLTARGIGVLITDHNVRETLSLIDRAYIIHSGNVLTNGTPDEIIANPDVRRLYLGEGFTM, from the coding sequence ATGCGGGACGAACAGGGGTGGTTGACGATCCATGACATCGGCAAGACCTACAAGAAGCGCATGGTGGTCACGTCGGCTTCACTCGCTGTGAGGCGCGGCGAGGCGGTGGGCCTGCTTGGCCCGAACGGGGCGGGCAAAACCACGGTCTTCTATATGATCACCGGGCTGGTCCGTCCGGACAAGGGCTATATCTCTCTCGACGGCTTCGACATCACCAAATTGCCCATGTATCGCCGCGCACAGCTCGGCATCGGCTATCTGCCTCAGGAAGCTTCGATCTTCCGTGGACTGAATGTCGAAGACAACATCATGGCGGTGCTGCAGCTTGTCGAGAAAAACCGCAAGAAACGCCGTGAGCAACTCGACCAGTTGCTTGAGGAATTCACCATCACGCATTTGCGCAAGTCCATGGCCATTGCCCTGTCCGGCGGGGAGCGCCGCAGGCTGGAGATCGCCCGTGCGCTTGCCTCGCGGCCGTCCTTCATGCTGCTTGATGAACCTTTCGCTGGTGTCGACCCCATCGCTGTCGGCGATATCCAGCAACTCGTGCGTCACTTGACCGCGCGCGGCATCGGTGTGCTCATCACCGACCACAATGTGCGCGAGACACTGTCACTGATCGACCGCGCCTACATCATTCATTCGGGCAATGTGCTGACCAATGGCACCCCCGATGAAATCATCGCGAATCCAGATGTCCGACGCCTCTATCTCGGCGAAGGATTCACCATGTGA
- the rpoN gene encoding RNA polymerase factor sigma-54, with product MAISPRLDLRQSQSLVMTPQLMQAIQLLQMSNMDLVAYVQQELESNPLLEAVTGEYPGESSSDNGENGNDRSDDGFDAEAATKASEASAELSGEAPSGPDLSEQLGDAGTEHLDAISNDLDARLDNVFPDDHGPAEQATPQLNDPWMSTPMRDGGANPDYDLEAVLAGEVSLADHLEQQLMTAISDVRGRVIGQFLINELDEFGYLQTDLALVANRLGVDTEEVESILQILQTFEPAGVFARSLSECLALQLKELNHYDPAIACLLDNLELLAKRDFVALRKICGVDDDDLNDMVAEIRALNPRPGGAFGHLTVQPVIPDVFVKQASDGSWRLELNSDTLPRVLVNRTYYSQITETKAGKKEKEFLVDCLQSANWLVKSLDQRAQTILKVATEIVKQQDAFFTHGVTHLRPLNLKTIADAIQMHESTVSRVTSNKFIATNRGTFEMKYFFTSAISATEGGDSHSAEAVKHRIRQAIDAESAEKVLSDDALVKLLRDSGVDIARRTVAKYREAMHIPSSVQRRREKKAAHA from the coding sequence ATGGCGATCTCTCCAAGACTGGACCTTCGACAGAGCCAATCGCTGGTGATGACACCCCAGCTGATGCAGGCGATTCAGCTGCTGCAAATGTCGAATATGGACCTTGTCGCCTATGTTCAGCAGGAGCTCGAAAGCAACCCCCTTTTGGAAGCAGTGACCGGCGAATATCCCGGTGAGTCCTCCTCAGACAATGGCGAGAATGGCAACGACCGGTCTGATGACGGCTTTGATGCCGAAGCTGCGACCAAGGCATCCGAAGCCTCGGCCGAGCTGTCAGGCGAGGCTCCATCCGGGCCCGATCTGTCGGAGCAGTTGGGCGATGCGGGAACGGAGCATCTGGACGCGATCTCCAATGATCTCGACGCTCGCCTCGACAATGTCTTTCCCGATGATCACGGCCCTGCCGAGCAGGCGACGCCCCAGCTCAACGACCCGTGGATGTCGACCCCCATGCGCGATGGGGGAGCAAATCCTGATTATGATCTCGAGGCGGTGCTCGCAGGGGAAGTCTCCCTCGCGGACCATCTCGAACAGCAATTGATGACTGCCATAAGCGACGTACGCGGCCGGGTCATCGGCCAGTTTCTGATCAATGAACTTGACGAATTCGGCTATCTCCAGACCGATTTGGCCCTTGTTGCCAACCGGCTCGGCGTCGACACCGAAGAAGTCGAAAGCATTCTTCAGATCCTGCAGACGTTCGAGCCTGCCGGGGTCTTCGCCCGCTCGCTTTCCGAATGCCTTGCCCTGCAGCTCAAGGAGCTCAATCACTACGATCCTGCAATTGCCTGCCTTCTCGACAATCTCGAGCTTCTGGCGAAGAGGGATTTCGTCGCACTGCGTAAAATCTGCGGCGTTGACGACGACGATCTCAATGACATGGTGGCCGAGATCCGGGCACTCAATCCACGACCGGGTGGAGCTTTTGGACATCTGACGGTCCAGCCGGTGATTCCCGATGTCTTCGTCAAACAGGCCTCGGATGGTAGCTGGCGGCTGGAGCTGAATAGCGATACCTTGCCCCGCGTGCTCGTCAACCGGACCTATTATTCGCAAATCACCGAGACCAAAGCGGGCAAGAAGGAAAAGGAATTTCTGGTCGATTGCCTGCAGAGCGCTAATTGGCTGGTCAAGAGTCTTGATCAGCGCGCCCAGACGATCCTCAAGGTGGCAACCGAAATCGTCAAGCAGCAGGACGCCTTCTTCACCCACGGGGTGACGCATTTGAGACCGCTCAATCTCAAGACCATTGCGGACGCGATCCAGATGCATGAGAGCACGGTGAGCCGCGTCACATCGAACAAGTTCATCGCGACCAATCGCGGGACGTTCGAGATGAAATATTTCTTCACCTCCGCCATCTCGGCGACCGAAGGCGGCGACAGCCATTCCGCCGAAGCGGTCAAACACCGGATCCGGCAGGCCATTGATGCCGAAAGTGCCGAGAAGGTTCTCTCCGATGATGCATTGGTGAAGCTGTTGCGCGACTCAGGTGTCGACATCGCCCGGCGCACGGTAGCCAAGTATCGGGAAGCCATGCACATCCCCTCCTCGGTGCAGCGCCGACGCGAGAAGAAAGCCGCTCACGCCTGA
- the raiA gene encoding ribosome-associated translation inhibitor RaiA codes for MTFRVSGKQVDVGDSLRSYAEDTVADTVAKYFDGTFSGQMTLEKEGIGFKSDLVVHLDTGMVMQASGSDIDPQKSFENAAEHIDKRLRRYKRRLKSHRSDFHESPEAIEVAYGVLQNPETQDEVPEDFTPVVIAESTSPIRTMTVGDAVMALDMTEAPVVVFRNAGDDGINVVYKRKDGHVGWVNPSLIK; via the coding sequence ATGACGTTTCGAGTATCTGGCAAACAAGTTGATGTAGGCGATTCCCTGCGTTCCTATGCCGAAGACACCGTGGCCGACACGGTCGCAAAATATTTCGACGGCACCTTCAGTGGTCAGATGACCCTTGAAAAGGAAGGCATCGGATTCAAGAGCGATCTCGTCGTACATCTGGATACAGGCATGGTCATGCAGGCTAGCGGATCGGACATTGATCCGCAGAAGAGCTTCGAAAATGCCGCCGAGCATATCGACAAGCGTCTCCGTCGGTACAAACGGCGCCTGAAGAGCCACCGTTCCGATTTTCACGAAAGTCCTGAAGCGATCGAAGTCGCTTATGGCGTGTTGCAAAACCCCGAAACTCAGGATGAAGTCCCCGAGGATTTCACCCCTGTCGTGATCGCGGAATCCACCTCGCCCATCAGAACCATGACTGTCGGTGACGCCGTCATGGCCCTTGATATGACGGAAGCTCCGGTTGTGGTCTTCCGCAATGCCGGTGATGATGGTATCAATGTCGTCTATAAGCGCAAGGACGGACATGTTGGATGGGTCAACCCGTCCCTGATCAAGTAA